The following is a genomic window from Candidatus Methylomirabilota bacterium.
GTTCGACCAGAACGGGCAGAGCTACTGCAACATCATCGTGACCCAGGTCAAGGACGGCAAGTACTCGGTGGTGGCCATCACGCCGAGCGCCAAGCTGTGGGAGATGTCCGCCGCCAAGTAGCGGTGACGCTCCTCTCGGCCAGAGATAGCGCGGGCGCCCCTCCGGGCGCCCGCCTGCTTTCACCCCATGCTCGCTGAGCTGACCCAGCACGTCGTCAACGGCCTCATCCTGGGCGGTGGCTATGCCCTGATGGGCATTGGCCTCACCCTGATCTTCGGCATCATGCGCGTGGTCAACTTCGCCCACGGCGAGTTCTTCATGCTGGGCGCCTTCTTCCTCTTCACTCTCTTCAGCCTCTGGGGCGTGAACTTCTTCGTCGCGAGCCTCTTGTCGGTGCTCGGGGTTGGCCTCGTGGGGGCCGTGGTGGAGCGGCTCGTGCTGCGGCGGCTGAGACTGCAGCCGATCGAGATCCCGATGCTCGCCATGGTTGCTCTCTCAGTCATCATCCAGAACGCCGCCATCCTGCTCTGGGATCCCTCGCCGAAGACGATCAAGCACGTCTTCTCTCCCGTACCCCTCACTCTTGGGCCCATTCACGTCGTAGCCATCCGGCTCTTCGCGGGCGCCATGGCGGTGGCGCTCATCGTGGGCTCGCATCTGTTCATCAAGAAGACGCGGCTCGGGCGGGCCATGCGGGCCACCTTCCAGGACACGGACATGGCCCGGCTCGCGGGCGTCGACGTGGACCGGATCTACATGTTCACCTTCGCCTTCGGGGCGGCGCTGGCCGGAGCCTCGGGGGCTCTCCTGGGCGCCGTCTTCTGGGTGTACCCGGCCATGGGGGATCTGGCGGCGCTGAAGTCCTTCGCCGTCGTCATCATGGGCGGGCTCGGGGACTTCCTGGGCGCCATCGTGGGCGGTTTGCTGCTGGGCGTGGCCGAGAGCCTGGGCGCCGGGTACATCTCATCAGGCTACAAGGACGCGATCGGCTTCGTCCTGATCATCCTGCTCCTGCTGTGGCGCCCGCAGGGCCTCTTTGGTAAGAAGACTCTGCCCCGATGAGCGCTTGCGCGAAGAACGGTTCGTGTTCGGACGGCCCCCTTGATCTACTCAGCCCTCGCCTCGCGGCTGCGCCGCTCAGCTCGAACTGCGGCCCTCTCCCCCGCGACGGGGGAGAGGGATGAGAAAAGCCTCGTCGCGCTGTGCCCAACATCCTCATCCCTCTCCCCCATTGGGGGAGAGGGGCCGCAGTTCGAGCCGAGACGCCCGCCTCGGGCGACGAGGCGAG
Proteins encoded in this region:
- a CDS encoding branched-chain amino acid ABC transporter permease, which translates into the protein MLAELTQHVVNGLILGGGYALMGIGLTLIFGIMRVVNFAHGEFFMLGAFFLFTLFSLWGVNFFVASLLSVLGVGLVGAVVERLVLRRLRLQPIEIPMLAMVALSVIIQNAAILLWDPSPKTIKHVFSPVPLTLGPIHVVAIRLFAGAMAVALIVGSHLFIKKTRLGRAMRATFQDTDMARLAGVDVDRIYMFTFAFGAALAGASGALLGAVFWVYPAMGDLAALKSFAVVIMGGLGDFLGAIVGGLLLGVAESLGAGYISSGYKDAIGFVLIILLLLWRPQGLFGKKTLPR